The proteins below come from a single Paramormyrops kingsleyae isolate MSU_618 chromosome 25, PKINGS_0.4, whole genome shotgun sequence genomic window:
- the LOC140582816 gene encoding uncharacterized protein: MGIHSPSRKIQTLNSVQDLRGVTFGHKFPRHGLKLLHWLANEWIEFDSDRQMLARTDPRTREFGFHIFHNMENILPLLLGNHSCYFEVGNLHTYRAEDLPFSEDDAGSNGSNTDRIIVRMDSGDVIGEVYVTEHTPHQNSFCFDSTYRISRGLIQHINKLEESDFLQRAGYIPRKYESPRSASRETAVKIEEESDFLQRAAYIPRKDESPRSASRETAVKIEESDFPRMSSSTWDICNCVIL; the protein is encoded by the coding sequence ATGGGAATTCACAGTCCATCCAGAAAGATCCAGACTCTAAACTCAGTTCAGGATTTAAGAGGTGTGACGTTTGGGCACAAATTCCCCAGACATGGCCTGAAGCTTCTACACTGGCTGGCAAACGAATGGATTGAGTTCGACAGTGACAGACAGATGCTGGCCAGGACAGATCCCAGAACCAGAGAATTTGGGTTCCACATCTTCCACAACATGGAAAACATCCTACCGCTATTGCTTGGAAACCACAGCTGTTACTTTGAGGTGGGGAACCTGCATACCTATAGAGCTGAAGATCTTCCCTTCAGTGAGGACGACGCAGGAAGTAATGGAAGCAACACCGACCGAATCATTGTGCGAATGGACTCAGGTGATGTGATTGGTGAGGTTTACGTCACAGAACACACCCCTCACCAGAACAGCTTCTGTTTTGATTCTACATACCGCATCAGCAGAGGCCTGATTCAGCATATAAATAAGTTGGAGGAGAGTGACTTCCTCCAGCGGGCTGGATACATCCCGAGAAAGTATGAATCTCCTAGATCAGCGAGTAGAGAAACCGCTGTTAAAATAGAGGAGGAGAGTGACTTCCTCCAGCGGGCTGCATACATCCCGAGAAAGGATGAATCTCCTAGATCAGCGAGTAGAGAAACCGCTGTTAAAATAGAGGAGAGTGACTTCCCAAGGATGAGCTCATCCACTTGGGACATTTGTAATTGTGTTATACTGTGA